A genomic stretch from Hemitrygon akajei chromosome 10, sHemAka1.3, whole genome shotgun sequence includes:
- the dyrk2 gene encoding dual specificity tyrosine-phosphorylation-regulated kinase 2 isoform X3 translates to MNDHLHIGSHGQIQVQQLFEDSSNKRTILTTQPNGLTAVGKMSLPVVQDKQQEGSHRRQGSSASVKSTDGTSKVKSIVMTPEQAMKQYMHKLSAYEHHEIFNYPEIYFVGPNAKKRQGVVGGSNNGGYDDDQGSYIHVPHDHIIYRYEVLKVIGKGSFGQVVKAYDHKQHQHIALKMVRNEKRFHRQAAEEIRILEHLKKQDKDQTMNVIHMLENFTFRNHICMTFELLSMNLYELIKKNKFQGFSLPLVRKFAHSILLCLDALHKNRIIHCDLKPENILLKQQGRSGIKVIDFGSSCYEHQRVYTYIQSRFYRAPEVILGARYGMPIDMWSLGCILAELLTGYPLLPGEDEGDQLACMMELLGTAPQKFLDQSKRAKNFVSSKGYPRYCTVTSLPDGSVVVNGGRSRRGKLRGPPGSKDWVTALKGCDDPLFLDFLKQCLEWDPTLRMTPSQALRHPWLRRRLPKPPAGEKASTRRTTESSGAITSISKLPPTSGSTAKLRTNLAQITDANGNIQQRTVLPKLVS, encoded by the coding sequence ATGAATGACCACCTGCACATTGGAAGCCATGGCCAGATCCAAGTTCAACAACTTTTTGAAGATAGCAGCAACAAAAGGACTATATTGACCACCCAACCAAATGGACTTACTGCAGTTGGTAAAATGTCACTACCGGTGGTTCAAGACAAGCAGCAGGAGGGTTCACACAGGCGACAGGGAAGTTCTGCTTCAGTAAAGTCAACAGATGGTACTTCAAAAGTGAAATCCATTGTCATGACACCAGAGCAAGCCATGAAGCAGTACATGCACAAACTATCAGCGTATGAACACCACGAGATATTCAACTATCCTGAAATCTACTTTGTTGGTCCAAATGCAAAGAAACGGCAAGGTGTGGTTGGTGGCTCAAATAATGGTGGCTATGATGATGACCAGGGCTCTTACATCCACGTACCTCATGATCACATAATCTATAGATATGAAGTTTTGAAAGTAATCGGAAAAGGGAGCTTTGGTCAGGTTGTGAAAGCGTACGATCACAAACAGCACCAGCATATCGCACTGAAAATGGTGAGGAACGAGAAACGGTTCCATCGGCAGGCTGCTGAAGAGATTCGGATTCTCGAGCACCTGAAGAAGCAAGACAAAGACCAGACTATGAATGTCATACACATGCTGGAAAACTTCACATTCCGCAACCACATTTGCATGACGTTTGAACTGCTCAGCATGAATCTTTATGAGCTGATTAAAAAGAATAAATTTCAAGGCTTCAGTCTGCCATTGGTTCGCAAATTTGCGCACTCTATTTTGCTTTGCTTGGATGCTTTACACAAGAATAGAATTATCCATTGTGACCTTAAACCTGAGAATATTCTGCTGAAACAGCAGGGGCGAAGTGGGATTAAAGTCATAGATTTTGGTTCCAGCTGTTATGAACACCAACGTGTGTACACTTACATACAGTCAAGGTTTTACCGTGCACCTGAAGTGATCCTTGGAGCTCGCTATGGGATGCCTATAGACATGTGGAGTTTGGGTTGCATTCTGGCTGAACTATTGACGGGTTACCCACTGTTGCCTGGAGAAGATGAAGGGGACCAGCTTGCTTGCATGATGGAGTTGCTGGGTACTGCACCTCAAAAGTTTTTAGATCAGTCAAAACGAGCCAAAAATTTTGTGAGCTCAAAAGGTTACCCCCGTTATTGCACTGTAACTTCCTTGCCAGATGGGTCAGTAGTCGTTAATGGAGGACGGTCGCGAAGAGGAAAGCTTCGTGGCCCTCCAGGGAGCAAGGATTGGGTCACAGCCTTGAAAGGTTGTGATGACCCTCTCTTTCTGGACTTTCTGAAGCAGTGCTTGGAATGGGATCCCACGTTGCGTATGACACCCAGCCAGGCACTGCGACACCCTTGGCTCCGGAGACGCCTACCAAAGCCTCCAGCTGGTGAGAAAGCTTCAACAAGGCGAACAACAGAAAGCAGTGGTGCTATTACATCAATTTCTAAGTTGCCTCCAACTTCTGGCTCAACAGCAAAGCTAAGAACTAATTTAGCACAAATAACTGATGCCAATGGAAATATTCAACAACGAACAGTTTTGCCCAAGTTAGTTAGCTGA
- the dyrk2 gene encoding dual specificity tyrosine-phosphorylation-regulated kinase 2 isoform X1, translated as MLTRKPCAVAVCPAGRADDSSVLPPDYRTGTDCSDTRKGGGGSRAGDPPSPLGLPPLKSHTIGGSKHIMNDHLHIGSHGQIQVQQLFEDSSNKRTILTTQPNGLTAVGKMSLPVVQDKQQEGSHRRQGSSASVKSTDGTSKVKSIVMTPEQAMKQYMHKLSAYEHHEIFNYPEIYFVGPNAKKRQGVVGGSNNGGYDDDQGSYIHVPHDHIIYRYEVLKVIGKGSFGQVVKAYDHKQHQHIALKMVRNEKRFHRQAAEEIRILEHLKKQDKDQTMNVIHMLENFTFRNHICMTFELLSMNLYELIKKNKFQGFSLPLVRKFAHSILLCLDALHKNRIIHCDLKPENILLKQQGRSGIKVIDFGSSCYEHQRVYTYIQSRFYRAPEVILGARYGMPIDMWSLGCILAELLTGYPLLPGEDEGDQLACMMELLGTAPQKFLDQSKRAKNFVSSKGYPRYCTVTSLPDGSVVVNGGRSRRGKLRGPPGSKDWVTALKGCDDPLFLDFLKQCLEWDPTLRMTPSQALRHPWLRRRLPKPPAGEKASTRRTTESSGAITSISKLPPTSGSTAKLRTNLAQITDANGNIQQRTVLPKLVS; from the exons ATGTTAACGAGGAAACCGTGTGCTGTTGCTGTCTGTCCAGCCG GTAGGGCCGACGACAGCTCGGTGTTGCCCCCGGATTACAGGACGGGAACGGACTGCTCGGACACCCGGAAAGGCGGAGGAGGGTCCCGGGCGGGCGATCCGCCGTCGCCTTTGGGATTACCGCCACTCAAGAGCCACACG ATCGGAGGTAGTAAACACATAATGAATGACCACCTGCACATTGGAAGCCATGGCCAGATCCAAGTTCAACAACTTTTTGAAGATAGCAGCAACAAAAGGACTATATTGACCACCCAACCAAATGGACTTACTGCAGTTGGTAAAATGTCACTACCGGTGGTTCAAGACAAGCAGCAGGAGGGTTCACACAGGCGACAGGGAAGTTCTGCTTCAGTAAAGTCAACAGATGGTACTTCAAAAGTGAAATCCATTGTCATGACACCAGAGCAAGCCATGAAGCAGTACATGCACAAACTATCAGCGTATGAACACCACGAGATATTCAACTATCCTGAAATCTACTTTGTTGGTCCAAATGCAAAGAAACGGCAAGGTGTGGTTGGTGGCTCAAATAATGGTGGCTATGATGATGACCAGGGCTCTTACATCCACGTACCTCATGATCACATAATCTATAGATATGAAGTTTTGAAAGTAATCGGAAAAGGGAGCTTTGGTCAGGTTGTGAAAGCGTACGATCACAAACAGCACCAGCATATCGCACTGAAAATGGTGAGGAACGAGAAACGGTTCCATCGGCAGGCTGCTGAAGAGATTCGGATTCTCGAGCACCTGAAGAAGCAAGACAAAGACCAGACTATGAATGTCATACACATGCTGGAAAACTTCACATTCCGCAACCACATTTGCATGACGTTTGAACTGCTCAGCATGAATCTTTATGAGCTGATTAAAAAGAATAAATTTCAAGGCTTCAGTCTGCCATTGGTTCGCAAATTTGCGCACTCTATTTTGCTTTGCTTGGATGCTTTACACAAGAATAGAATTATCCATTGTGACCTTAAACCTGAGAATATTCTGCTGAAACAGCAGGGGCGAAGTGGGATTAAAGTCATAGATTTTGGTTCCAGCTGTTATGAACACCAACGTGTGTACACTTACATACAGTCAAGGTTTTACCGTGCACCTGAAGTGATCCTTGGAGCTCGCTATGGGATGCCTATAGACATGTGGAGTTTGGGTTGCATTCTGGCTGAACTATTGACGGGTTACCCACTGTTGCCTGGAGAAGATGAAGGGGACCAGCTTGCTTGCATGATGGAGTTGCTGGGTACTGCACCTCAAAAGTTTTTAGATCAGTCAAAACGAGCCAAAAATTTTGTGAGCTCAAAAGGTTACCCCCGTTATTGCACTGTAACTTCCTTGCCAGATGGGTCAGTAGTCGTTAATGGAGGACGGTCGCGAAGAGGAAAGCTTCGTGGCCCTCCAGGGAGCAAGGATTGGGTCACAGCCTTGAAAGGTTGTGATGACCCTCTCTTTCTGGACTTTCTGAAGCAGTGCTTGGAATGGGATCCCACGTTGCGTATGACACCCAGCCAGGCACTGCGACACCCTTGGCTCCGGAGACGCCTACCAAAGCCTCCAGCTGGTGAGAAAGCTTCAACAAGGCGAACAACAGAAAGCAGTGGTGCTATTACATCAATTTCTAAGTTGCCTCCAACTTCTGGCTCAACAGCAAAGCTAAGAACTAATTTAGCACAAATAACTGATGCCAATGGAAATATTCAACAACGAACAGTTTTGCCCAAGTTAGTTAGCTGA
- the dyrk2 gene encoding dual specificity tyrosine-phosphorylation-regulated kinase 2 isoform X2, whose translation MCRADDSSVLPPDYRTGTDCSDTRKGGGGSRAGDPPSPLGLPPLKSHTIGGSKHIMNDHLHIGSHGQIQVQQLFEDSSNKRTILTTQPNGLTAVGKMSLPVVQDKQQEGSHRRQGSSASVKSTDGTSKVKSIVMTPEQAMKQYMHKLSAYEHHEIFNYPEIYFVGPNAKKRQGVVGGSNNGGYDDDQGSYIHVPHDHIIYRYEVLKVIGKGSFGQVVKAYDHKQHQHIALKMVRNEKRFHRQAAEEIRILEHLKKQDKDQTMNVIHMLENFTFRNHICMTFELLSMNLYELIKKNKFQGFSLPLVRKFAHSILLCLDALHKNRIIHCDLKPENILLKQQGRSGIKVIDFGSSCYEHQRVYTYIQSRFYRAPEVILGARYGMPIDMWSLGCILAELLTGYPLLPGEDEGDQLACMMELLGTAPQKFLDQSKRAKNFVSSKGYPRYCTVTSLPDGSVVVNGGRSRRGKLRGPPGSKDWVTALKGCDDPLFLDFLKQCLEWDPTLRMTPSQALRHPWLRRRLPKPPAGEKASTRRTTESSGAITSISKLPPTSGSTAKLRTNLAQITDANGNIQQRTVLPKLVS comes from the exons atgt GTAGGGCCGACGACAGCTCGGTGTTGCCCCCGGATTACAGGACGGGAACGGACTGCTCGGACACCCGGAAAGGCGGAGGAGGGTCCCGGGCGGGCGATCCGCCGTCGCCTTTGGGATTACCGCCACTCAAGAGCCACACG ATCGGAGGTAGTAAACACATAATGAATGACCACCTGCACATTGGAAGCCATGGCCAGATCCAAGTTCAACAACTTTTTGAAGATAGCAGCAACAAAAGGACTATATTGACCACCCAACCAAATGGACTTACTGCAGTTGGTAAAATGTCACTACCGGTGGTTCAAGACAAGCAGCAGGAGGGTTCACACAGGCGACAGGGAAGTTCTGCTTCAGTAAAGTCAACAGATGGTACTTCAAAAGTGAAATCCATTGTCATGACACCAGAGCAAGCCATGAAGCAGTACATGCACAAACTATCAGCGTATGAACACCACGAGATATTCAACTATCCTGAAATCTACTTTGTTGGTCCAAATGCAAAGAAACGGCAAGGTGTGGTTGGTGGCTCAAATAATGGTGGCTATGATGATGACCAGGGCTCTTACATCCACGTACCTCATGATCACATAATCTATAGATATGAAGTTTTGAAAGTAATCGGAAAAGGGAGCTTTGGTCAGGTTGTGAAAGCGTACGATCACAAACAGCACCAGCATATCGCACTGAAAATGGTGAGGAACGAGAAACGGTTCCATCGGCAGGCTGCTGAAGAGATTCGGATTCTCGAGCACCTGAAGAAGCAAGACAAAGACCAGACTATGAATGTCATACACATGCTGGAAAACTTCACATTCCGCAACCACATTTGCATGACGTTTGAACTGCTCAGCATGAATCTTTATGAGCTGATTAAAAAGAATAAATTTCAAGGCTTCAGTCTGCCATTGGTTCGCAAATTTGCGCACTCTATTTTGCTTTGCTTGGATGCTTTACACAAGAATAGAATTATCCATTGTGACCTTAAACCTGAGAATATTCTGCTGAAACAGCAGGGGCGAAGTGGGATTAAAGTCATAGATTTTGGTTCCAGCTGTTATGAACACCAACGTGTGTACACTTACATACAGTCAAGGTTTTACCGTGCACCTGAAGTGATCCTTGGAGCTCGCTATGGGATGCCTATAGACATGTGGAGTTTGGGTTGCATTCTGGCTGAACTATTGACGGGTTACCCACTGTTGCCTGGAGAAGATGAAGGGGACCAGCTTGCTTGCATGATGGAGTTGCTGGGTACTGCACCTCAAAAGTTTTTAGATCAGTCAAAACGAGCCAAAAATTTTGTGAGCTCAAAAGGTTACCCCCGTTATTGCACTGTAACTTCCTTGCCAGATGGGTCAGTAGTCGTTAATGGAGGACGGTCGCGAAGAGGAAAGCTTCGTGGCCCTCCAGGGAGCAAGGATTGGGTCACAGCCTTGAAAGGTTGTGATGACCCTCTCTTTCTGGACTTTCTGAAGCAGTGCTTGGAATGGGATCCCACGTTGCGTATGACACCCAGCCAGGCACTGCGACACCCTTGGCTCCGGAGACGCCTACCAAAGCCTCCAGCTGGTGAGAAAGCTTCAACAAGGCGAACAACAGAAAGCAGTGGTGCTATTACATCAATTTCTAAGTTGCCTCCAACTTCTGGCTCAACAGCAAAGCTAAGAACTAATTTAGCACAAATAACTGATGCCAATGGAAATATTCAACAACGAACAGTTTTGCCCAAGTTAGTTAGCTGA